From a region of the Hippopotamus amphibius kiboko isolate mHipAmp2 chromosome 3, mHipAmp2.hap2, whole genome shotgun sequence genome:
- the C3H11orf24 gene encoding uncharacterized protein C11orf24 homolog produces the protein MWTALVLVWMSSWSLSESQLAAQHPVLNETWESSEQNSSVETVTRVLNETSERMTSVTPSPVTLTTGTWGGDPNSPAVKAGATHRTDTSASATVEGTPHGATSRALTPPTPAPAQWTPSSPRTRASGNNTLPRPAMPTPPTPATTPTPTTTPTPATGAQTTFAPPASVSSPPGSHGSPGLTPSHSTASPAAPQSPQALNMSTQGPTVQAPTATRTVANTASRPAPTLLNTTLEPTSPPSASVSTTVGTTTEAPELAASTAPAPAPHTSPAPTTRPSPAASSPRAAGPSTAQTPEQAEPEATPGTASTGPTPGSSGDSTVPATDSCQLSTQGWYLVVSSEPLAQSPVNKSFLLAVLLLGVTLFVTVLVLFALQAYESYKKKDYTQVDYLINGMYADSEM, from the exons ATGTGGACAGCCCTCGTGCTCGTTTGGATGTCCTCCTGGTCCTTATCTGAAAGCCAGCTGGCAGCCCAGCATCCCG TCCTCAATGAGACGTGGGAGAGTTCAGAACAAAACTCATCCGTGGAAACAGTTACAAGAGTCTTGAATGAAACGTCTGAAAGAATGACCTCAGTGACACCATCTCCCGTCACGTTGACCACAGGGACTTGGGGAGGTGACCCCAACTCTCCTGCGGTCAAAGCAGGGGCAACACACAGGACAGACACGAGCGCCTCAGCGACGGTGGAAGGGACCCCCCACGGAGCCACCTCCAGGGCACTCACGCCACCCACCCCAGCACCAGCCCAGTGGACGCCCTCATCACCCCGCACACGGGCATCCGGCAACAACACATTGCCTAGGCCAGCGATGCCCACGCCACCCACGCCGGCCACaacacccacccccaccacaacACCCACTCCGGCCACGGGTGCTCAGACCACTTTTGCACCCCCGGCAAGTGTAAGCAGCCCCCCGGGCTCGCACGGTTCTCCCGGGCTCACCCCCAGCCACTCCACAGCCAGCCCCGCGGCGCCCCAGAGCCCCCAAGCACTTAACATGTCCACACAGGGCCCCACCGTCCAGGCGCCAACAGCAACCCGGACTGTGGCCAACACAGCAAGCAGGCCTGCGCCCACCCTCTTAAACACAACGCTGGAGCCCACCTCGCCCCCCTCGGCTTCCGTGTCCACGACGGTGGGGACCACGACCGAGGCCCCCGAGCTGGCTGCCAGCACAGCGCCAGCACCTGCCCCTCACACCAGCCCGGCCCCCACCACACGGCCCAGCCCTGCCGCATCCTCGCCGCGGGCCGCGGGGCCGAGCACCGCTCAGACGCCGGAGCAGGCCGAGCCTGAAGCCACACCTGGTACTGCTTCCACGGGGCCGACCCCCGGGAGCTCAGGGGACTCCACGGTGCCAGCCACAGACTCATGCCAGCTCAGCACCCAAGGCTGGTACCTGGTGGTCTCCAGCGAGCCCCTGGCCCAGTCCCCAGTGAACAAAAGTTTTCTCCTGGCGGTGCTCTTGCTGGGGGTCACCCTCTTCGTCACAGTCCTGGTTCTGTTTGCCCTGCAGGCCTACGAGAGCTACAAGAAGAAGGACTACACGCAGGTGGACTATCTCATCAACGGCATGTACGCCGACTCAGAGATGTGA